The genomic DNA CACAAAACAGTGGATTAGCCGGCCGGTGCAAGGGGACCGGAACTCGTTCCGACCACTCTCGGATCCGACTGCAAATCACCTCTCTCCTCGGCGCCAGGAAGTTTGTGCACGGGAATTGCACGCGTATACAGAACCCCCGCCAGTCGAAGTGCCCGATGAGGCTCGCGCCTGAACCTCGGCTGCTGCAGCCAGGGTGGCGTCCCATCGGCAATTCATGGTATTTAGTAAACATTGTTCCGTGCCGCCCGGCATGAACGCCGGACCAGCGGCCGGCACCCATAAGGAAACGCCGTGAATATCAGCAAATTCGTAACCCCCGAAATCATCTTCGGCCGCGGCTCCCTGAGCCAGATCGGCGAAAGCGCCGCCCGTATCGGCGCCTCAAAGGTTTTTCTCGTCAGCGACGAAGGCGTCATCAAGGCCGGCTGGGCCGACAAGGCCCGGCAGTACCTGCACGCTGCCGGCCTGGAGACTGAGGTCTTTTCCTCGCTGACCACCAATCCCAAGGATTTCGAGGTCAGCGAGGGGGCGCAGCGCTACCTGGCCTCGGGGTGCGACGCCCTCGTCGCCGTCGGCGGCGGCAGCCCGACCGACGTCGCCAAGGCCATCGCCATTCTGGCCAGCAACGGCGGCCAGCTCCAGGACTACGAGGGGATCAACAAGATCGTCCACCCCCTGCCGCCGATGGTGATCGTCCCCAGCACCGCCGGGGCCGGCTCCGAGGTCAGTCAGTTCACGATCATCGTCGACACCGTGCGCAAGCTGAAGATGTCCATCATCTCCAAATCACTGATCCCGGATATCGCCATCGTCGACCCTGAACTCCTTCAGACCAAGGACAGCCTGCTGGCCGCCGCCACGGGTCTTGACGCTCTGACACACGGCATCGAATCGTACGTCTCGCTGGCCGCCACGCCGCTGACCGACATTCACGCCCTGAAAGCGATCCAGCTGATTTCCCGCTACCTGCGCCGGGCGGTGGCAGACCGGCAGGACATGGAGGCGAACACCAACATGGCGATGGCCAGCCTCACCGCCGGCATGGCTTTTTCCAACGCCATCCTCGGGGCCACCCATGCCATGACCCATCAGGTCGACGGGCTGATCGACCAGCATCACGGGGAAACCAATGCCTCGATCCTCCCCCACGTCATGGAGTTCAACCTGGCCTCCGCCCCTGAACGGTTCCGCGAGATTGCCATCGCCCTGGGCGAAGAAGTGGCCGGCCTCGACACCCTCGCCGCCGCCGCCCTCTCGATCAGGGCGGTAAAGGGGTTGATCCGGGATATCGGCCTGGCCAAGGGTCTGGCGCAGATCGGCCTGCAGGAGGAATTCATCCCCCTGCTGAGCCGCAATGCCCTGAAGGACGCCTGCCTGGTGACCAATCCGCGCCGCGCGACCTTCGAGGACATCGTGGCCATTTTTCATAAGTCCATGTAAGGACAGACGAAAGGCACGAGGCCCGAGGCAGGGTTTGAACCTGCATTTTGAATGAAGGCAGTTGGTTAGCTTATGCGATTTAACTTGTTGGTTTTCAAGGTGAAATAGTGACAAACAGGGAAAAGCTTCTTGAACAGCTGACCGGGGTAGACTCCTCCAAGCTCAACTACTATGTCGAGCTGAAAAAGCGAAATCAGGAAGTTCTCAAACAGAACAGCCGCCTGGAAATCCTGCATCAGCTGGCCCATGACATCAACATCGACATGTCGGTGGCCGACATCATCGAGCGGGCCTTTTCCAAGCTGCCCCAGACCCTTCCCTGCGACTTCCTCGGTCTGATCACCGTGAAGGGAGGAGAGTTGGCGCTCAAGGCGATGATGCCGCGGGATTACTGCCGGATCGACGATTTTCCTGCCCACTCTCCTTCCCTCAACGTCATCCGGCAAAAGCAAGGCGGCATCTTCAACCTGCCGCAGGAAGAGCTCAGCCACGTCCGTTATAACCCCCGCTACCCCGGTCCGCTCAGGGCTCTGATGGTCACCCCGATGTTCCGGCGGGACGAGGTGATCGGCGCCCTGATTGTCGGCAGCATCAGCGATGGTGCCTATACGACAGCAGATCTCAGCTTCGTCCAGCACCTGGCCGACCAACTGTCGATCAGTATCCAGAACGCCCGTCTCTACAAGCAGGTTTCCCGGGCCAAAAAAGAGTGGGAAGAGACCTTCAAGGCGGTCACCGACCCTATTTTCCTGATCGACACCGATTACAACGTGCTCCTCCATAACGACCGGCTGCCGCCGGAAATGCTCGCCTCATGGAACCAGGCCCTGAGCAGCAAATGCTTCACCAAGCTCCATGGTCGCAGCCAACCCTGCGTCAACTGCCCGATCAATGAGATCAGGCAGACCGGCAAACCGGTATTCCAGCGCTGGCAGACCGATGCGGGGATCCTGCTGGACCTCGCCTACTATCCGGTCCTGAACGAAGAGAAGCAGCTGGCGGCCATAACCATCATCCTCAAGGATGTCACCCAGAAGACCAAGATGGAGGCGCAGCTGGTGCACTCGGCCAAGCTCGCCGCCCTCGGCGAGATGGCTGCGGGCGTGGCCCACGAGTTGAACAGCCCGATGACGGTGATCATCGGCACCGCTCAGATGCTGGCCCGGGAACTTGCCCGGGAGGCCCAGGACGAAAAGGCCGAAGCACTCGAGGACATCATCAATTGCGGGCTGCGCTGCAAGCGGATCATCCAGAATCTGCTGACTTTTTCCCGGCAGGATCAGCTGCCGGCGACGGAGATCGATCTCAATGCCGAGGTGGAGCGGGTTCTTTCCCTGATCCGCTACCAGATCAATCGCAGTCAGATCCGGATCGTCGCAGCGCTCGACCCCGACCTGCCGAAGCTGACCGCCAACGGCCCGCAGATTCAGCAGGTGCTCACCAACTTCCTGATAAACGCCCGGGACGCCCTGGACGAAGTGCAACGCCAGGAAAAAATCATCGAGGTGAGCACGACTCTGCGTAAGCAGGGCAAGAAGCAGTGGGTCATACTCAGCGTTCGGGACAATGGAACGGGGATCGACGCGGAGCGGCTGCCGAAGATTTTTGCCCCCTTCTACACCAGCAAGGAGGCCACCAAGGGGACTGGCCTCGGTCTTTCGGTGAGCCTGGGGATCGCCGAATCGCACAATGGCACCATCGAAGTCGACAGCGTGCCGGGCGAAGGGAGCACCTTTTCCATGCTCCTCCCCCTCGAGCAGGAATGAACCATAAAGAAATAAAGAATAAAGGCGGTGAAAGCGTGGCTCAGATCCAGGTACTGATCATCGACGACGAAGCGGATGTCTGCACTTTTTTCCGCCGGCTGCTGACGCGCCGGGGCTACACCGTAGTCACTGCGGTCAACCAGGCGGAAGCGACCCGGGCTCTGGAGGAAAAACAATATAACGTCGCCCTGGTCGACCTGAAGCTCCCCGATACCGACGGCCTGACCCTCCTGAAGATGATCAAGGCCCGGCAGCCTGCTTGCGAGGTCATCATCATGACCGGCTACAGCACGGTGAAAACGGCGGTCACGGCGATCCAGCTCGGCGCCTACGAGTATCTCGAAAAACCCTTCGACGAAATCGATGCCATCGAAGCCCTGGTTGAAAGAGCCGCCAGCAGCGCGCAGAGACCTGTTGCCGAGGATGAGTGGGGCGGGGTGGCACGGGAGGTCGGTTTTCAGGTGGGGACCTCGGACGCCATGCGCCGCCTGGTCTCCCTTGCCTTCAAGATCGCCAGAAAGAACATCAACGTCCTGATCCAGGGAAGGACCGGAACCGGCAAGGAAGTTCTCGCCCGCTTCATCCACGCCGCCTCGAACCGGGCCGACCAGACCTTCATCCCGGTCAACTGCGGCGCCCTGCCGGAAAACCTGCTGGAGAGCGAACTCTTTGGCCACGAGCGGGGGGCGTTCACCGGTGCCAGCCAGACCCGGCGGGGGATCTTCGAACTGGCCAATCGGGGCACCCTCTTTCTCGACGAGATCGGCGATGCCAGTCCGCTGATCCAGGTCAAGCTGCTGCGCGTGCTGGAAACTGGAGAATTCATGCGCGTCGGCGGCGAGAAGCCGATCACCACCGATGTCCGGATCATAGCTGCCACCAACGTCGACCTCGAAGAGGCGATCCGGGAGAAAACCTTTCGCGAAGACCTCTACTACCGCCTCAACGTGGTCCAGCTCGAAATTCCGGCCCTGCGGGATCGCGCCGAGGACATTCCGCTGCTGGCAGAGCATTACGTCGAACAGCTCAATCCCGAACTGCGGCTGGCACCGGGGACTCTGCGCCTGCTGCAGGACTACCACTGGCCGGGGAATATCCGGGAACTGGTCAACGTCATCCGGCGGGCGGTCGTGCTCTGCTCCGGCGAAACCATCCTCCCCAATCATCTCGGCAATGCCATCCTCTCGGCCAACCCGTCAGCGACCAGCCTTTCAGCCTCCCAGCCGGCCGGCCTGGCGACTCTCCCCGCGGAGCGCTCCGTTTCCCTGGACAGTTTCTGGGAGCACTACGGCAAGGAAGAGGTCCTCGAGAAGATGAGCGCCGGTGAGCTGAACCAGATGCTCCACTCCCTCCATGGCCTGGAAAACGGCCTGCTGGCGGTCATGCGCAAGCGGGGGATCTGTCCCCCCTCCGCTTGCCAGGGGCTCAAGGACACGGAGGTGGAAATGATCAGAAAAGCCCTCGAACAGCACCGCTGGAACATCACCGAAGCCGCGAAAGCCCTGGGGATTGCCCGCAATACCCTGCACCGCAAAATCAAGGGTTTCGATTTGCGCCATGGCTGAAGAGCCTCGGCAGCTGCGCCTTTAATTCCTTGCCACCGATCCCTGCCCGAAAGGAGTCCCGGCCATGGCGGAGAATGCGTCCAACCCGAAAAATGCAGTGATCTGCCCGCACTGCCGCCAGATAGTGACCCCTTATCGCAATCCGACCCCGACCGTCGACATCATCATCCGCATCGGCGGCCAGGTGGTCCTGATCGAGCGGAAAAACGCCCCCCTGGGATGGGCTCTCCCCGGCGGGTTCGTCGACTACGGTGAATCACTCGAGCAGGCGGCCGCACGGGAAGCGGCCGAGGAGACCGGGCTGGAGCTGGCCGAGCTGCGCCAGTTCCGCGCGTACTCGGCCCCCGACCGTGACCCGCGCCAGCACAACATCTCCTTCGTCTTCATCGCCCAGGGGCGCGGGCAGCTGCACGCCGGCGACGACGCCGCCGGTGTGGCCCTCTTCCCTCTCGATGCTCTTCCCACGCCCCTCTGCTTCGACCACGGCCAGATCCTGGCGGACTATAAAAGAGCGCTGACAGCCAACACGGGTCAGTTATGAGCAACCTGCACTCTGACCGCCGGAGAAAGCAGACCGTGTCCAGTCTGCCCTCCCCCACACACGAAAGCCCCGTGCCATAACGCACGGGGCTTTTCACTTTCTGTCTGCCAGGGTGGCCTGTAAAAATCGACCGTTCCCGAAGAATACCCCTCATCAGGGCATGTAGCAGGTGATTTCCCGGCGACCTGCCAGAAGCTGCAGCCCGATCATCGAGGGCCGGTCGCACGAGTAGCACCGCCACGCTTCGAGGAGCTGCGCCGCGTGCTCCCCGCAGCCGGGGGTAAGGTAAAGATCCATGCTGCCGTCCTGCCGTCCCTGCTGAAAAAGAGCCATCGTGCGGGGTCCGCTGGCCATGGCGAAGGCCGCGGCAAAAGCCTCCCGGCGCTGGAGCATCTCGCCCGCGGCCACCTGTGCGCGACTCAGCGTCAGTCGATACCAGCTCATCTCGTCAGGCCGTCGCCAGCAGCCAGTGAAAGACGCCGGGAACCAGCATGAACAGCATCAGGACCAGAGTTCCCAGCAGCATCCCCCCCCAGGCCGAGCGCGTACAGGCGGCGGTCGAAACTCCGGACGCCAGCGCAGCCGGCTTGAACAGGCGAAAAACCAGGCCCAGGTAATAGATGACGCCGAGATAGCTGCCCGCAAAGGCCAGAACGGCGGGAATCAGATGGCCGGAGGCGATGACCGTTTTGAAGATGAAAAGCTTGGCGAGAAAGCCCGGCAGGGGCGGAATACCCGCCAGCGACAGGACGGCAAGAGCGAGCAGAAGAGCCGGTACGGGACGCGAAACGAAGGCGCCGTCCAGCGATTCCAGCCCGTCCCCCTCCCCGCCGGCCAGCAGCCGGAAACAGGTACAGCCGACGATGGTGGTGACCGCATAGACCGCCACGTAGTAGAGCAGCGCTTCCACCCGCCCGCCGGTGCTGTCGGTCAGGGCGAAGATCATGTAACCGGCATGAGCGATGGACGAATAGGCGAGCAGCCGTTTGAAACCGGCCTGGCGGATGGCGGTGACATTGCCGTAATAGATGGAGAGGACCGAAAGGACGGTGATGGCAGCGACCGTTTCGGCATTCAGCGGCAGGGCGGAGAAAATCCGCACCAGAGCCAGGACCACCGTCCCCTTGATGACCGAGGCCATGAAAGCGGTCACCGGCAATCTGGCGCCGGCGTAGGCGTCGGGAGCCCAGCCGTGGAAAGGGAAAACCGCCGCCTTGAGAAAAAATCCACTCAGGATGAGGGCGCTGGCGGCGAGAATCAGCGGACCGCCGGCGGCGACGGCGGTGGTGAACGAACCGATGGCGAGCGTCCCCGTGCAGCCGTAGGCGAGCGACAGGCCGAAGAGCATCAGGGCGCTCGCCACCGCGGAGAGGAGCAGGTACTTGAAAGCCCCTTCGCAGGCGCTGGAGGCGCCGCAGCCGTGCACCATCAGGGCGAAGGCCGGCAGCGATAGCATTTCGACCCCCATGAACAGGGAGATGAAACCGGCACTGTCCATGATCAGCAGGGCGCCCAGCAGGGAGGCGCAAAGGAGCATCCAGAATTTGCAGGTGCCGGCGGTCGCCAGGCAGCAGACGCCAAGCAGGAGTCCACAACCGAGAATCACCAGCCGGGCGAGAACGGCAAACCGGTCGATCTCGATCTCTCCCGGCACCACCGAGGCTGTGTACCCCTGGCCGAGCTGCAGCAGCAGGACGCCGCAGCCGGCGGCCACCGCCAGGATGAAGAGAAGACTGGCCAGCCGCCGATCCGCCCGGAATATTTCCAGCAGCATCAGCGCCAGCAGCAGGCCGAGCAGCAGATGTTCCGGCAGCAGGCCGTAGAGAAGGTCAGTGGCCATGGTTCCCCCGGTTGGTTTGAGTGATGAGGGCTGGTGCCGCTGGCGGGCTGGGGGCTTCCGCCGCCCGGACGGCCAGAGCGGTGACGGCGCCCTGCGCCTTGCCCATGAAGGATGACGGCCAGATGCCGACCCAGAAAATCAGCATCAGCAGCGGCACGAAAGCCAGCGTCTCCCGCAGACCCAGGTCCCGGCAGCTCGTCTCGCCGCACGCCCTGCCGAACAGGATGGTACGGGCAAAGCGGAGCATGTAGCCGGCGCCGAGCACCATCCCGGCAGAGGCGAGCAGGACGGCGGCCAGGGGGAGCGCGCCGGCATCCGCCCGCCACGCCTCCAGCCCCTGCTGAAAGGCGCCGAACAGGATCAGGAACTCGGCGGTGAAACCGCTGGTGAGCGGCAGCGCAATCGAGGTCAGGATGAAGAGCATCAGCACCACCGCCAGTCGCGGCGCCGAACTGGCAAGCGCCGTCACCTGCCGCCAGGACTCCCCCAGCCGCTCTTCCAGCAGGCCGAGCAGCAGGAAAAGTCCGGCCACGGCCATCCCATGGCTGAGCATCTGGAACAGGGCGCCGTGCAGGGCGGTCTCCTGAAAACTGAAGATGCCCAGCACGATATAGCCCATGTGGCTGAGCGACGAGTAGGCCACCAGTTTCTTGAAATCCTCCTGGCGCAGCGCCAGGACTGCGCCGTAGAGGATGCTGACGACCGCCAGCAGAAGCATCCAGGGGGCAAGGGCGACGGTGGCCTGCGGGCAGAGGGGGATGGCCAGCTTGAGCAGGCCGAAGGCCCCCATTTTCGACAGGGCGCCGGCCATCAACGCCGTGCCGGCCGGCGGCGCCTCGGCATAGGCGAGCGGCAGCCAGGAATGAAACGGAAAGAGCGGGCACTTGATGGCGCAGGCGAGAACGACGGCGACGAAAACGAAGAGCTGGGTTCCCCAGTCGAGGTGCAGCCGCAGGAGAGTGTCGAACTCGAAAGACCAGCTGCCCGTCTGCTGCAGACACTCCGCCCCGAGCAGGATCACCGCGGCCAGCAGCAGGACGCTGCCGGCCAGGGTGTAGAGGAAAAAGGTCTGGGCGGCCTGCCGGCTTTGCGTTCCGCCGAAAACCAGGATCAGGATGAACATCGGGATGAGGACCGCTTCCCAGCAGATGAAGAAGAGCATGAGATTCTGCGCGAGGAAAGTTCCCAAAAGTCCGCTTTGCAGCAGAAGAATCAGTACCAGGAACAGTCGTCTCCGCGCCTGCGGCGTCCGCCAGCAGCAGCCGAGAACGACGGGAAAGAGGATGCCGGTGAGCAGGAGCAGATAGGCGTTCAGACCGTCGACCGCCAGGTGAAAGTTAACCCCCAGGGAGGGTATCCAGGGAAGGTTGAGGTCGAGCCGCCGGGAGGCGACCGTCCCGTCGCCGGCCAGAAACAGTCCGGTCGCCAGGACGAGGACCCCCAGCATGAGCAGCAGTGCCGAAAGGCGCGGCAGGCCGGAATCGCACTTCGGCAGGACGGCGACGCCGAGCGCGCCGAGGGCGGGCAGGATGCACAGCAGAAGGAGGATCGCGCCGTCAGGCATGGGCCACCCCCCACCAGAGAATCACCGCCAGCCCGGCGAAGGCATAGAGGGCATACGCCTTGACGTTGCCCGATTGCAGACGGGAGAAGAGCCTGGCGGCACCCTGTACCCCGCCGGCCGGCTTGGCCAGCATGCCGTCGTTCAGAGCCGCCTCCACCCTGCGGTCAAGAACCGACTCGGACAGCCAGTCCAGCGGACGGACGAGCACGCCCCGGTAAACGGCATCGAAGAAATATCCCCGGCTGACGAGCGCATGGGCGTAACCGGCCCGCTCCCTGGCTTTCAGAGCCCAGTCCCGGCGGCGGTGGAAGAAGAGCCAGGCGAGGAAGATCCCCAGCAGGGCCGCCAGCACCGAAACCCCCATGAGCACCAACTCGGCATGGTGATCCGCCACGGCGCCCGCCCCTTCCAGGTTCGGCACCGAGGCGAGGAACTCGTAGAAGGGGGCGGAGACGCCGAGAAGCTCCCGCCAGAAGCCGGGCATCCCGATGAGACCGGCCGCCAGCGAGCCGAAGGCGAGCGCCGCCAGGACGAACGACATGCTCGGCGGCGGCCCATGAATCCCTTCCCGGACTTTTTCCGGAACGTGGCAGGGACCGAAAAAAGTGAGGAAGATGGCCCGGAACATATAAAAGGCGGTCATGCAGGTGGTGACCGAGCCGACCAGCCAGAGGGCGGGAGAGCCGCCGGGGGCGGACCAGGCGCTCCAGAGGATCTCGTCCTTGGAGAAGAAGCCGGCGAAGGGCGGGATGCCGCACAAGGCCAGGCTGGCCAGCAGGAAGGTGGCGAAGGTGAACGGCATCTTTTTCGCCAGGGCGCCCATGCGGCGCATATCCTCCTCACCGTGCAGGGCATGGATGACCGCCCCGGCGCCGAGGAACAGGCAGGCCTTGAAGAAGGCGTGGGTAAACAGATGGAAGAAGGCGACCTGAAATGCCCCCAGGCCGCAGGCCATGAACATGAAGCCGATCTGGCTCATAGTGGAGTAGGCCAGCACCTTTTTCAGGTTGAACTGGGTAAGCCCCATCGTGGCCCCGGCAAAGGCGGTCAAGGCGCCCCCCCAGGCGACAACGGCCATGGCGTCCGGAGCCTGCAAAAAGACGCCGCTGAGCCGGGAGAGGAGATAGACGCCGGCCGTCACCATGGTGGCGGCATGAATCAGGGCGGAGACCGGCGTCGGCCCGGCCATGGCGTCGGGGAGCCAGACGTGCAGCGGCATCTGGGCGGATTTGCCGCAGGCCCCGATAAGCAGAAGGATGGCGATGGCGTTCATGAGCGGCGGCGACGGCTGGCCGCCTGCGACGGCGGCGTTGATCCCCTGGAAGTCGAGGGTCCCGCAGACGAAGAAGAGCAGGAAGGCGGCCAGGATGAAGGCGGTGTCCCCCACCCGGTTGACGATGAAGGCCTTGAGGCCGGCCGCGGTCTTCTCGCCGTCCTCGAACCAGAAGCCGATCAGCAGGTAGGAGGCGATCCCTACCCCTTCCCAGCCGGCGAAGAGCACGAGAAGGTTCTTGCCGAGCACCAGCAGCAGCATGAAGAAGAGGAACAGGTTCAGGTAGGCGAAGAAGCGCGAAAAGCTCCGGTCATGGGCCATGTAGCCGACCGAGTAGAGGTGGATCAGCGTCCCCACGCCCGTCACCAGCAGGCACATGACGGCGGCCAGTTGATCGAAACAGAGCGCCGCCTCGACCTGGAAGCCGTCAATGGCCGCCCAGGTGAAGAGCGTGGTGACCACGGGGACGCCATCGGCGGCAAGCCCGCGGAAAAGACCGAGAGTCAGGGCGAAGGAGGCCGCCGGCAGCCCGCAGGCCGTCAGGGCGACCAGCCACCGGGGGAGGCGGTTGCCCAGGAGTCCGTTAAGCAGGAATCCGGCGAGCGGCAGCAGGGGGACGAGGGTCAGTTGGTTCATGGCCTACCCTTTCAGATCCTGGTGAGCACTCAGATCCAGCGAGCCGTTGCGTTTGACGAGCAGCACCACGATGGCCATGGCCAGGGCGATCTCGCAGGAAGCCGCCACGTAGATGAAAAACGTCATGGCCACGCCGGAAAGCGTCTGGCCGCGCACGGCGAAGGTGACGAAACTGAGGACGACGGCGTTGAGCATGATCTCCAGGCACATCATGACTACCAGCAGATTGCGGCGGATCACCACCCCGAGCAGCCCCATGGAAAACAGGAGCCCGGCCAGGGCGATCAGAAACTGATATCTATCCATCGCGCCCCTCCCTGAGCGCCGTCCAGGCGGCGAGAATGCCGACCAGCAGCAGCACGGTGGCCAGTTCGAAGTGCAGCCAGTATTGCTTCATGAACGCCAGGGAAAAGGCTTTGAAGCTGAAAAGATCGATTGCAGCCGCGGCAGCCGGTGAGGTCGCCGGCAAATCGCCGAGGAGCGACCAGAAGGCGGCGGCGACCAGTTGGGCGACCAGCAGCGCCGGCACTCCCAGCCGGGAAAAGGGCTGCCGGTAGGAGCGGTCGCGCTCGTCCAGGAGCATGATGGTGTAGACCATGAAGACCATCACCGCACCGACGTAGATGAGTACCTGGAAGACCGCCACCACGTGCGCCCCCAGGCAGGCATAGATCCCGGCCAGGCTGACCATGAGGCCGATCAGGGCGAGGGCCGCCCGCATCGGTTGCCGCTGGGTCAGGACCAGGGCCGCAAAGGCCACGGCCAGCAGCGCGAAAAACACGATAAAAGCGCCGCTCATGAATGCACCTCCAGAGTGGCCGCCGGCGTCGCCGCGTAGGCCTTGGCCGGGTCGCTCGCCGGGCGCCAGTGCAGCAGCAGGTCCAGCCGACCCCGCATGTCATCCCGGTCGAAGCCTGGGAAGTCGGGCACCTCGGCGGCCATGCGCAGGGCGTCTTCCGGACAGGCTTCCACGCAGAAACCGCAGAAGATGCAGCGGGAGTAGTCGATCTCGAAGCGCTCCGGTGATTTGGGATGCATGGGATCGTCGAGGTTGGCGGCCGAGAGGATTTCGATGGCGTAAGCCGGACAGACCGTCGCACACATGTGGCACGAGACGCACTGCACCCCGCCGCCGGCCCGCTGGGTGAGAAGATGGCGGCCGCGGTTGGCTGGCGAATAGTCGCTGCGGATCTCTTCCGGATAGCAGGCGGTAAGGGCGCCCCGGCGGCCGGTCAGCCATTTCCACATGTTGCCGAAGAAAACGCCCCCCGTGATGCAGAGACCCCGGATCACCTCGAAAATGTAGAGGCGCTCCCAGAGCCCCATGGTCGGCTTGTTCCAGTAATCCCTCTTCATACTATCCTTTCAGGGTGAACCATTGCACGCAGGCCGTCGCCACCAGATTCAGGGTGGCCAGTGGCAGCAGGAACTTCCACCCAAAATCCATCAACTGGTCGTAACGGAATCGAGGCAGGGACCAGCGGATCTGGATCATGAAGCAGCCGGCCAGGAAGACCTTGCCGAGAAAGGTGCCCGCCTGCAGGAGCACCACCGCCAGGTGCGGCAGCGCCCATCTCGCGCCACCCGGAAAGACGAAGCCGCTGTCGGTCAGGTACGGGAGGTTGTAGCCGCCCAGGAAGAGGGTCACCAGGAGGGCCGAGATCACCACGATCTCGATGAACTCGCTGAGCATGAACAGGCCCATCTTCATGGCGGTGTACTCGGTGAAATACCCTGCCACCAGCTCCGATTCGCACTCCGGCAGGTCGAAGGGAACCCTCTTGTTCTCCGCGATGGCCGCGGTTAAAAACAGCATGAAGGCCAGCGGCTGCGTGAAAAGGCCCCAGGCCGGCAGTGCGCCGAACAAAAGACCCGACTGCCAGCGCACCATCTCGTTCAGATCGAGGGTGCCGTAGGTCACCACCAGGCTGATCAGCGCCAGCCCCATGGAGACCTCGTAGGAGATCATCTGGGAAGCAGCCCGGGCGGCGCCCATGAGGGAGAACTTGTTGTTGGAGGACCAGCCGGCGAGCATGGTTCCCAGGATACCGATGCCGGAAAGGGAAAGGACGATCAGGATGCCGGCATCCAGCCGGGCCACCTGCATGGCGTAGCTGCGGTCGCCGAAGAAATCATGGAGCGGAGGAAGCAGGTTTCCAGGCGTCAGGGTCCCGCCGAAGGGGACCACGCAGAAAACCAGCAGCACCGGGGCAGCCGCCAGCCAGGGGGCCAGGTTGTAGCAGAAGCGGTCATGGGTGAGCGGCGTGAAGTTCTCCTTGAGCAGCATCTTGGCGCCGTCGGCGATGCCGTGGAAGAGCCCCCAGGCTACCAGCTTGACATCGGTGAAGGGAAGGCGGATGTAGCAGCGGTTGGCGCCGATCCGGTCGGCCATGACGGCGGACTGCTTGCGCTCCACCCAGGTGAAGAGGGTTGCCAGACCCAGCATGAAGCCGATGGCGTACCCCATGTACAGCAGGTAGATGACCAGGTCCTGTATCATGCGCCGATTCTCCAGAACACGTCGCTGGCATGCTGGACCAGCCCGGGTTTGTCGAAGACTTTTTCGAAGCGGTTCAGTTTTCCCTCGAAGTTGCTGAAGGTGCCGCTGCGCTCGAAGGTCGTGGAAACGGGGATGAGGAGATCGGCGGCGTGCTCCTGCCCGGAGTCGAAGGAGGCCAGGTGGATCAGTCGCGCGTTGCCGAAGGAGACATGGTCCACCCGCTCTCCCCAGACGAGCACCAGGTCGTGGCCGGCAGCGGCGTCATAGGGCCGCCAGCCGAAGCGGGCCCGCACGCCGAGAGTATTGGGGTTCTTGTCGGCCTTGATCAGCAGAGTGTCTTCCACCACCTCCCCCGCATCGGGTCCGCAGTCTTCGCGGGTATAGATCGCCAGCCGCGAGCCGAGGGCCGCCTCGAACGTGGCGAGCTCTTCGTTGGAGGCGTGGGCGGAAAGGAGCGCCGCCGGCTTCTTCGCGATTGCCAGCAGCCGCCGGGCCTCGCCCAGCACCTCGTCGACCGAAACGGTCAGGCCGCCGATCATCGGCTGCAGGACTCGCTTGCGCGCCATGCGCTTGTGCAGGTCGTACCCCTTGTTGCAGATCCAGGGTCCGTTGATTTCGGGATTCTCGAGAGGTGTCACCCGCCAGGCAGTACGGTTTATCTCCTCGCCCAGCGTCCGCAGCTGCCAGTGTTTCCGGCGGCGCCAGACCTGAACGCTGCAGCAGCGGGAA from Desulfuromonadales bacterium includes the following:
- a CDS encoding complex I subunit 1 family protein, coding for MIQDLVIYLLYMGYAIGFMLGLATLFTWVERKQSAVMADRIGANRCYIRLPFTDVKLVAWGLFHGIADGAKMLLKENFTPLTHDRFCYNLAPWLAAAPVLLVFCVVPFGGTLTPGNLLPPLHDFFGDRSYAMQVARLDAGILIVLSLSGIGILGTMLAGWSSNNKFSLMGAARAASQMISYEVSMGLALISLVVTYGTLDLNEMVRWQSGLLFGALPAWGLFTQPLAFMLFLTAAIAENKRVPFDLPECESELVAGYFTEYTAMKMGLFMLSEFIEIVVISALLVTLFLGGYNLPYLTDSGFVFPGGARWALPHLAVVLLQAGTFLGKVFLAGCFMIQIRWSLPRFRYDQLMDFGWKFLLPLATLNLVATACVQWFTLKG
- a CDS encoding 2Fe-2S iron-sulfur cluster-binding protein, with the protein product MIELKIDNQLVEAQKGETVLQAALRHGIEIPYFCYHPCLSIAGNCRICLVKVAGLPKLMPSCNLTVAPNMEIETDSDEVRAARQAVMQFITLNHPGECGICDKAGECRLQDYHVKYGETESLSSEPKNRKPKFYDLGPRLLLDSERCILCSRCVRFTQEVSGSQQLGIVERGSHARVERLEEKPFDDPYADNVVGLCPVGALLSRDFLYKSRVWFLEPVRSVCTGCSRCCSVQVWRRRKHWQLRTLGEEINRTAWRVTPLENPEINGPWICNKGYDLHKRMARKRVLQPMIGGLTVSVDEVLGEARRLLAIAKKPAALLSAHASNEELATFEAALGSRLAIYTREDCGPDAGEVVEDTLLIKADKNPNTLGVRARFGWRPYDAAAGHDLVLVWGERVDHVSFGNARLIHLASFDSGQEHAADLLIPVSTTFERSGTFSNFEGKLNRFEKVFDKPGLVQHASDVFWRIGA
- a CDS encoding 4Fe-4S binding protein; translated protein: MKRDYWNKPTMGLWERLYIFEVIRGLCITGGVFFGNMWKWLTGRRGALTACYPEEIRSDYSPANRGRHLLTQRAGGGVQCVSCHMCATVCPAYAIEILSAANLDDPMHPKSPERFEIDYSRCIFCGFCVEACPEDALRMAAEVPDFPGFDRDDMRGRLDLLLHWRPASDPAKAYAATPAATLEVHS